The following DNA comes from Heliangelus exortis chromosome 2, bHelExo1.hap1, whole genome shotgun sequence.
TATCAGGTGGTTGGTTGAATTTTTGTCTACATATGTTTCAATGAGGGGAAAAACCACTGAGGGTTTGTTAGTGTGAATGATTTACACAGAACTTAAACTGAGAAACTAAAATTTAATGCAAAACTTTGTACTCTGAGATTAGAGAGTACCGATTGTCATTGAAATAAAAGTGTTCTTCTGATGAATaccaaaataaatactttcttccttgaaaagaGAAATGCTTCCCCTTTTTTGGAGAGATTTTCTGAAGGGATCATGTATCTGCACAAGTTGTTGTGCAGGTGGGGCATTGTGTGTACTTAGTTGTGGCTATGGTAATTGCATTGGAAGACAAAGGAGAGATATGTATTTTAACCTGAAATCAAAGgcttttttacttcaaaatgcACTGAAAGTCATGTTAATTGATACACAGAAAAagtcagtgaaaatatttttgaggttAATTAGTTGCTTGGATTTTAGGGAGCAGAAATTTTTGTCCAGTTCTAACCCATTTTTAGAAGCAGTCCTAAGTCCTAAGTGCTATTACTTTTGTTACTAATTCTTAGAAAAAGGAAGCAGTAGAATAGTGCCCAGGTCAGTTTGTAGAATGATTGAACAGAGGTACAATATTTAGAggatttttgccatttttctctttaataaatGCAAATGCTGAACCAATGGATTTCATTGTGCCAAAAACTTGGGGTTCTACTAATCTCTTGTCTTTCTAAAGAGATTATTCTGAAATAACTTCTTCcagcagcattatttttttgtatgaaaacTGTTACAGTAGTAACTGGGTAGCTGTTAAGTAGTGGCTACTCCTATGGACTTACCctcttcacttttttccttgttttagtTTTCTCCCCGTTGTACCTTCTATGTCTTGACTTAAGTCTGATCACTTCTTAACCTTTTCTGGTACAAATTTTGTAGATTACAGATCTGTtacctttctcctttctcatctTCCTTTATACTCAAGATGAGCTAAGGTATCATCCAGACCTTTGGAAAGAACTAGTTACAGCTATAGAGACTTCTTTTTTGAGAAATAGTGTAAATTAAGCTGGCAAAACCACTTTTTACTGTATGTGGAGTAACTCTACAACTATAGCTGTGGTGGTAAACTTTTTATGTATGCCtcaggttaatttttttaatctgaaagttGATTTGTGAACATATAGAGAAAGAGGACATCCAGCAATCCTATTACAGCCTTTTGGTGCCTTTATAGTATAGATactgaaaatacttaaaagccTATTCCATTGGATTTTGCCCTAAAATGTATATACTTGatattcctgattttttttgtattcttttgttttattcccCTTTCCCTTGGCTTCCACGTTTGCATGGTTACATGTCTCCTCTTCTATggtcaacttttttttttttcatttcttaatcTCAAGTTTTTATGCTTTGTAACATAggaaatgtttgtgtgtgtgcacagatTTTTGAGAGATTGCCAAATTATTATAAACTTCAAAAAAGGCTGATGCTGTTGGAAGATCGGATAAGCCAGCTCCTGGGAGGCATACAAGTAATATATATTGAAGAACTGCAACCCCTGTTGACTCTAGAAGAGTACTACGAGACTCTGGACTCTTTCTATAACAAATTATGTGACAGTAGACTGCCTTTTCATCCTCGCAGTCTGCGAGGCTTGCAAATGATTCTGGAAAGGTAGGTATTTGCaggaaaaggtgttttttttttcttttaaagcttttattctaatttttttgttttgttacacTGGCTAGTGTTCTCAGTAAGAAGAAAACTGTTACAATCTCAGATTTTCATTTATGTCAGAGTCTTTGTTTCTGAAGATTGTAAGTGCTGATTATGGGTTAAGAAGGAAGCAGATTGAAGAAAGTCCTGCTTAATTTCATCCAAGTTAGAGCCAAAGCTCTGTCTTCATCTTACAGTGTTGTGCTGGATTAAATCAAAGGTTTTGTGCTGTCAGGTTAACACTCAGCTGTGAATAATGGTATTCCTGGTCATCTTTTTGAAAGATTTGTTTACAGTTGCTTTTGAAATGtagcttttttaaaagcttgatGTTTTTGTATTCTCATGAACCAGGttaattttttactgtttattttactTATGATTAATTCATATCCTTTTGTATTCAGAAtgaattctgaaattaattcatttaagtaacttgctttaaaaaatatactttgtttttttacttccatTATGTTTCATTAGTGACAGATACGCACCAAGCTTACATGAATTTGGGCACTTTACGATCCCAACGGTTTGTGATCCAGCAACTCTTCAATGGTTTATTTTTGCCAAAGCACAAGAAGCAAGAGAgaatctgaaaagaaaggagaagtaAGTGTTCATGTGACTGGatacatgaaaatatttgcatgttATATGTTTTATTTGGAGGAAAATGAGGACACTTTAAAGAATGTATTCATGCTCTTTTGTTGTAAACCTTCTGTTTATGAAACAGAATTTTGCCTGTTGTCTTTACTAAGTCAAAAATGTCATTGCTCAGTGAACACAGCTGTTAGAaattctctccttccccttATAGAAACAGtttatttattcagaaataaaagatcTTAGCTTGCAAGACAAggttacataatttttttttacaattactCCATCAAAAGgcaaggtgtttttttttaaggcagagaCCTCTTTATtgaataagaaaagaaaaaaaacttctattGTTACTTACATAGTGACAAGAAAGCcataaaatctaaaaataactGAGGCAGACTAGAGAATTACTTTGTAGTTTGTCAGTTAATTGAGATAAAGATTAATTAGCACCTAACATGGGGAATAAAAAAAGCTGGGGTATAACTGGGATATATTGGGTTGAAGTGAGAGAAGTACCTCCTTGGTACTCTTTCATGGATGTGAGTGAGGTGAGAGAGATGACAATAGCAAGTCAGTACCACAGTGTTAAGCCCATGACTTTTAATATCCATCAGAACTGTAAATTTTGTGCTTGATCTTGTTTGTGTCTGAGAATTAAGAGCATGAAGTAGagattctggttttattttgaataaattaCTGTGATGGGTAACTGGGTGTTACTGGCCTTTTAAAGGCAGTaagtttcttcttctgctttggAAAGATTTTAATGATGTAGTGAAATATCACATTGTTATGAGTATTTATATGATGTATAGATCCAGGTATTTTTTGGTTAAGGCTATTTTAGGCATGAGCCATCCTTGAAGGCTTTATGGGTTTGGTTCTGTTAAGACCCGACTATTTGGGAGGATATATTTTGGAATTAGACTTAAGTAAAAGGGGGGCTTGTTGGAATTTCTCCATAACCCTAGTGCAGCTTtgaagttaaattatttttgccatTTAAGTTTTAACTGCTGAGTAGCTCTCTCTATGTAGCTATCCATATGTGACAGCTGGTAAAATACTGTCTGTAGAGGATCACAGGGATGTTGTAGCAAATTTGCATTTGTTGTAGCCTTTGCATCTGGGTTATTCACTCTCCAAAAAATCTCACACTACACCACATTATAAAGGCAATAATCCAGGATATATGCAGAGTTCCTCTCAGAGGATGAGCAGATGTTTTGTAAGAGTTTAAGAGCCAAGCTACGtatctcagctctgctgttggATGATGCTGGTCTGTATGAAGTAATAAAGAATAACTATACTTACTTATGATGAAGGTCTGTATCTATCATCCATTAGCTTTTGTGAAGGCCATaggaatagagaaaaaaaggtgtttttttaacTACTCCTTCCCAGTTTCTGACTGACAGCACCTGGGGAAATACTTGAAGCTGGAAAACAGTATCTCATGTTAAGAGAGTTCAGTAGATTaacattttggggggggtttgcccccttttttttttgtctgcagagAAGTGCACAGTTAAATTGCACATAGCATGTGTGTATGAAGGAGGGAAGAAGTGTTTATAGACCCACAGCTTGGTGATTTCATTTGTCATTCTCATGTTCTTATGCTGTAGGAAATAAGAAACAGTCATTATGTATTTATCAtgtctactttttttttttgtggatatGTCATATTTCCACTTttctgaaaactgcttttccaCTTAATGCTTCCTTGATCAGGAcctgtttttctgattttctttagCCTCCTGTTGTTGTTCAAGGGACCTggagataaaatattttgggatgTACTGAATTTACTTTGCACGTGCAGATGAATGTTTTACATGCAGTAAATAGTGTAGCATAGCTGGAAGTCTGTATGATTTGATGCACTAGGAATTTAAACACTACTGCTCTAGAAAATCATCTTAACTGTGTGGACAATATCAATTTTCTAGTAATGCAGgatttacagaatcacagaaagtgatTTAGTGTCAATCTACTTCTCCTTCCCTTGTTTATGTCAAGTATTAGTTTGTATTGTTTTAGAGGTGAAGCCTCCTTGTGGAAATGACTAAAAATGAACCCGCAGTTCTCACTATGTCCAGCTGACTTTATCCTTCAGGGGAGCCTGATGTTCCACAGAGTGGGAGAGGTTGGTGCTCAAATATTAGAGAATGTACTCAGGAGGGTGGCATGGATATGGTCAGTAGTGAGGCTTGCTCCAGTTTAACTCACTGGCCAAAATCATCCCTGGCTGCAAGAGCTGGGTAGTGCTCTTACACAGCCATCTGAGTGCCTCAGCAGAGGGTAATGCCTCAGAAGTACACAGAGATACCTTACTGAGCTCTGGAAAGAGCCCCTAAAGTAGTGTTTTTAATCAAGTTGAAGTCTCAGTAGCAGTGTCTGTGCTTAGCTTGGACTGGTTCACATCCCCGTGGCTCTGCAAGCACACTGCCCTGTTCATCACAGGCTCAGTGTTGTTGGGCAGCAgtggtgctgcctctgcagccaaGCTGGCTCTAGAAAAAGTGTGGCAATGTTACAATGGCACAGTGCCTGAACTCCTAAGGCTTGCTGAACCTGACCTGTCTCTGCATCAGATGATCAGTCATAGTGCCAGTGACTCTTAATTCTGCACATAACTTTATAATCTCTGAGCTATGAATTCTGTATtcatgaaatcatagaatcatttaggttggataagatctttaagatccaTGAGTAAACCAAATCCATATACTTCAGCATTTAATAACACATTAAACATGCATCATTTAACATGCAGATGACTGTAGCTGtcatctgttatttttaataacatgcAGAGTAACAGTGTTAGTTAAGTAGACAGAGTAGTTACTAATGTGGTTTGATTCTTAAAGCTTATGCTTTCAGGGTTACTTAAGTACTTTCATTCCTTGCACTACAAATGGAGCCTCataggatttttattttggtatttttccaAGTTACCTGGCAAGGAAAAAATTTCATGGTGCAGGCTTTCAACTGTGACTTCAGATTTCAAATGCTCTTGCCTGTAGTCATGGAAGCATGTTCAGTGTAGCCCCTGAGGAAGACACGGGTATCAAGCTGCACAAAAATCTCAGCTGTACCATGGCTGTACATGAAGTGGCACCTTTGTTCACACGTGTGTAACCTCCAAATAAtacttcaagtattttttttttttaaacaggttaGGTTCTAATTTTGTCACTCTTTATTGTCTTCATTTGCTAGGATGATGATTACAGAAAAAGAGCTAATGGATACTTCCACGGAAAAGTTTTCTTTGGATCGGCTGTATAAGGAGCCGGGTGTTTCCAGTGCTCAGATGATAGATTGTTGCAAGAGGCTGCTAGAAGAATCCTTGCCGTACCTACAGGGCATGCACCTTTGCATTTCACATTTCTACTCCGTGCTGCAAGATGGAGACCTGTGTATACCTTGGAACTGGAAAAACTGAGCACGTATCTGATAATCAGATgaattgtttattttctgtaagaGGTTATAAATATGAATGTTTTTAAgagtaaattatttaaatctgtattttgataTCGGTATTCAACCCACAAGTTTTTGTTCTAACTGCTGCTCTAAGAGGACTGGAGTCCTATACAATTTACACAATGTGCAGTATTGCCAGTTCTGGGGAAGACATCTGTACATTTTCCATACTACTGTAGGAGTCTCAGTGTATGGTAGCAGTTGTGAAACCACATTTTTTGTAGTGAAttatgaaaatacattaaacTGCAAGTCTGCAAAAATGtgcatgtgtattttttaatatacagcAATATTGCCAGACAGATCATATTCAATAAAGTGTACTACTTAAACCAGATGTTACATGCTATCTTAAGGGATTCGTTGAATGCAGAAGTGGAGTCCCTAAGTTACCTGGTGGCAATATTGacatttcattttgctgccaatcactgaactaaaaaaaaaaaagggggaaaaaaacatcagggAGGCATACAGTAGAGTTTAATATGCTAGTCCAATATTGTTGTGTTAGAATTTCAAAATATGCCAGTGGTACTCTCTGCTCTTGCTTTAAAGATGTTGTTCTCTTTTTGTTTGGCATTTGCTCCATAAATGCAGACAATCCTCTTTACTTACATTAAAGCAGATTGCAAATCCCATTCACGACATTTAAAAGCTGAGTAGTTTAATGTGACATCTAAGGAAAGGAAGCATTGATCTGTGTGGGATTGTCTGCAAGAGTAAGTAGTACTTAGTGAGAGCAAGGAGTTTGCACTAAGGCAAACACACGTCTCCTTACTCATACTTtattcattgaaaaaaaaatatattttagcacTTTGTAATCCATGCTactttgcaaaaaatatttttcagagatCCAACTGCTTGACGTTTCTGGACTTGAAAATGTCTGAGGGAGGTATAGTAGACTCAAGAGCCTGGTGCAGTTCTGCAAGGACTGACACTAAGGTCACAGAAAGTAGTGAGTAGACCTAGTGACATTCTCTTTGTGGTGTAGAATGCTGGAACTGACTGGAGAAGACACAAGCTGAAATGAGCCATTATGAAATAAAGCATGAGATGTTTCTGCAAGTAAAATGGAGCAGTGGAGACCCTGACCTAGAATGAGGGTCAGAGTAGACAAGAGCAGGCAACAGGGAATGGGACTGAACTGAAATGTGAAAGCAGTGAAATCAGTTGCTGTTAAACGTTTTCAGTCTGGGATAGATCTGAAGATTCTCACCATTCCTTCTAAGGGGAAGTAGCCAAAATCCTCTGGCAAAATGTGCCACCCCTCAAAGTGTGTCATGGTTACATTCAGGCTGGGGTCTCTTGTCTCTGCAGTAAGACAAAGAGTTTCAGTCCTGCTGCTATCCTACCAAGGGGGTGGTCAGCTCAGGTGCTGTAGGGGTGGCCCTTGCgtttttttcaggtttattttccTGAGTTTTGAAGGTTAGGCCTGTCAAAATCTCTAAAACAGCTCAGGAGTTGAACAATGTAAAAATTAAGTTTGCACATAAATCTGTAATTCAGCACAGTACGGTCTGGGTCTTAACGAGTTATTTTATGGGATAGTGGGTTTTACTGCAGAATGGTCAAGTGAGTTTTATGAGCATAATACATACATACTAACCTCCCAACAAGTTTTAACATATTTagaaaagcagtggaaaaaacaaaaggataAACTTAATGTGCATGTAGTGGGCATTTATTCTGACAAAACTGACTTAATTTGAAGACTGtcccaaaagcagcagagattcAGGCAGATGTGTATGGGTTAAATCTGTCACAATTACAGGCGGAGCAAAAAAGGTATAGAACTTTGAAAACCTTATGGCAGAGTGGAAATAGACTTTTACCTGTTTTTAAACTGTGCAGGACACCTCAAGTTCTGTTCAACAGGCTGTGCTATTAGCTCCTTGTGGAAATAGATTGGAATTAATATTAACATCTACTTTAGTTTTATTCAGTACAGAattcctgcttgctctgtgGCCAACAACTAAAACCATGCTTGCTGGTAACTTTCTAAAAATGttatctttgaaaataaattttaatattaaactaGGTAGAGCTGATGTCTTGTTgttttaatcattattttttgtCTTACATTTGagtatttttcctcctgtttggAAATTTGCTACAAACATTTGAAAGATAAGTAAGAATCTTTACCAGTGATCAAAGACTTCAAACATGTGCTGGTCATCTGTCACGAGTCAATAAACCGTGATGCCCAGTTCATGTCATTCAGCCTCTGAGAATGATTTAGTATTTTAGTGCACCTGCCAGAAGGAAATTCAATGCCAGattcagtgctggaaaaaaaaaaagatggggtCTTTAAATTAATCACCTTAATGAGTTATTTTGGTGTTGGTTAATAATACTGTGACCTTGAGATGCACACACTGGCAAACAGCACTTCCCATTTTGTCAGGTGTTGGCATAACATTTTACAGTGTCAGTTCTGCATGAATTCCAGTGTTACAGGCTCCTGCCTGTGTTTTAACAGCTTGATATGTGATTTTTAATCTTCGAGCTGTATAGGAAAATTGCatgaaataatgtaaaataatgcCATTTTTGTCATTGTTCTTCTGGCTATTAACCATAGTGATGAAGTCCCACGACTTGTAGGCTTCTATTCATGTTTTGTAAGACATCCAAAATGTTAATAATGAATCTTGAGGGACACTTAAAAAGGAAAGACTTCCCAGAGTACTAGAGCTGATGTATCAAAGCATATCCAACACTCATCAAAACTTTCCATGGAGAATATAAATTTCATCTGGCTTGTGTACattacagatgaagaaaaaatttctgAGGAAACTGTGACATTTTAGAGCTTACTAATTAAGAGCTGGCTTTCTAAGAATAGatagtatttttctgaaaagggTTATCTCTGTTATTCTTTGGATGTATCCACctactctgtgtgtgtgatacATGTGTCCAAAGGTGAGACTTCCCTAATATTTCTTTGTAAGCTTAACAGTACACAGGTTTGTAACAGAGCAGGGcagttttagaaataaataaataggttAAAAAGCAGCGTAGCTGGGAATGGGAAAATACAGCTGTAAATATagtaaaatgttaattttaaaccATCAGAGACAAAGATTGTTTTTTGTTGCATATAGATACTAGAATAATTTGATTTAAAGCTGGGATCTCGATTCTatgcatggaaaaaatatttaggtaTCTCCCTGGAAGGCCCTGTTAAAACTCAGTATATactgaagtaaaagaaaaattatcttgTTCTGCAGTTATTCTTTCTCAGCTATATATTCTTTACACGATTGCTTAAATGCTGAATAATTTAGTACTTCATTTTTGCTAAATCCTCCAGTGGGGCGCTGTGTGTCTAAGTAGCCAGACTGATTGATTATGATCTCAGTGatgtctttaaaacaaaaaaggtttagaagatattttatttagTAGAGCTGGAATGTCATATTTTCTTGCCAGCTTTTACATTCTGAAAGTgtcttttctgttattttccatttccatagCTTTTGGCTGTTGTGTGGCTCCATATTTTAGcaagtttaaatatttttttaatccttttgcttttcctaatGTATTTAGCAGAAGAACACATATTTAAATTGGTCCCATCTATGCTGTGCACTGTGCTACCTACAGAATCCCCAAGCACGCCTGAAATTGAGGTAAACTTCTCTTGGATTTTAACAGGGAATAAGATTTCAGAAAAGTGAGCGTGGCCAAAGTTTGTGCAAAATACAATAGCTGCAGTCATAGCATGAAATGGTGTTTTAACACCAAGGTTAGGTAAAAAGAGCAGGGTTATAATTTTAACTTACTCCCAGCATCACTACCGAGCTGCTCAGGAGAACACAGGGCAATTTGATGTAGCTTAAGGTACCACTcagctttaatttatttttaattgtttctctttaatcatctgctttgttgtttgatttttatatgTTGCAGAGGCACAGCTGAGCAGTCAGTAATGCCTGTGGTAGGTGTGTGCACCCTCTCTCTGTAATGGGATATTCTGGGACCATTTACTAAAAGCAGCAATGGGATGAGAACCTGATGTCCTCCCTCAAGACCCCTCTGTGATCTGGCGGCCACAGTTCAAGATCAAGGCCTTTTCCTTGATAGTGCTTTCTCCTACCCACACGTTATTTTACCCATCAGTCTGCCACCCTCATGGGAACTTCTTGTtctgggttggggttttttaatgggatttttcaAGTTCATCGAGCTGGTGGGTCCTAGTTGCAGGCTGGTTTTCAACCCTGCTTGTGTTACAGTCCAAGGGTGTGGGGAACTCCTGTTTTCAGCTTGCACTGATTTCACAGTTTGTTGAGACAGAGCTGTAACTTCTACACAGTCACACGATGctcaagaaaagaaatgaaagaggaaatgCAAATCCTTGTATTTTGCACTTAATTAAAATTACCAGAAAGAACTAAGCCAGAAACACTGCATCTAATTTCTTTACTTACTCTCACCAATCTGCAGCCAGGGCAGTATTGTACAAGGTCCACATGATTTGGGGTTCTCCCTGCCTAGCAGAGATCTGTGAAGGTGATGTTTGCTTGGAGGAGCAGAACTACCAAGGGTGAGTCAATACTGTCATCATCAGGACagcctgcacagctccaggggAGGACATCCAGTCTCACCAACCTCTCTGCTGGGGTGAACATCCCGTTTCGGTTtcaaaaagaaccaaaacaaacG
Coding sequences within:
- the TCAIM gene encoding T-cell activation inhibitor, mitochondrial isoform X2, which translates into the protein MNSQSHKEAKSTVNRPIKWDKTYYSFTGFKDPDEELEQAQRVETTLISWLDDNEASAVKKLKKSLPLRKELERLKFDLSHQLQLSDIRWQRSWGIAHRCSQLHSLGRLAQQRPEVLKNVKGRTVVFTDRSGMSAAGHIMLGTMDVHHHWTKIFERLPNYYKLQKRLMLLEDRISQLLGGIQVIYIEELQPLLTLEEYYETLDSFYNKLCDSRLPFHPRSLRGLQMILESDRYAPSLHEFGHFTIPTVCDPATLQWFIFAKAQEARENLKRKEKMMITEKELMDTSTEKFSLDRLYKEPGVSSAQMIDCCKRLLEESLPYLQGMHLCISHFYSVLQDGDLCIPWNWKN